Below is a window of Dromiciops gliroides isolate mDroGli1 chromosome 5, mDroGli1.pri, whole genome shotgun sequence DNA.
CCTAGAACCTAGTCAACTCTGCTTCCAAACGTTTTAGGTGGGTGGATAGAAATCTGAGCTTAGATTCCTCAGGAAGAGTGGAAAGGGGAAATTATACCATAGCCTCAGTATTCCGTCCCTAACCTTGTCTCTCTTTCCACAGGTGCCCTTTGGGGAAGTGTCTGTGGTCCGGGACTGGCTGGGCATTGTGGGAACAGTGTTAACCCCACCCCAGGAACACCCCAAGCGACGTATCCTGGGGCTAAAATGCCCACAGTCAGAGGTGAGTGGTGCTCGCTTTTGGGGCTTTTTCCGTGCCCTCTGTGGACAACCTGAGACCTTCTTCAGACACTGCTTTGTCCACAACCTATGTCCTCTTCTTTTCTTGGCCCCTACTGGGCGCAACCTTACACCTGCGGATCTGCCTGCCAAGCAGAGAGAGCAGCTACTGGCGGCCTGTGATGTTGCCCTTCGACGCCAGGTGCAATTGCTGGGCGTTCGCCTGGTGGTAGGAGTGGGGCGGCTGGCAGAACAACGGGCTCGCCGAGCACTGGCAGACATCATGCCTGAGGTTCAGGTAGAAGGGCTCCTGCACCCTTCTCCTCGAAGCCCACAGGCCAACCGGGGATGGGACACTGTGGCCAGAGAACGACTGAGGGAGTTGGGCCTCATGCCTCTGTTGACAGTTGAGTGAAGTGCCCAAAATATGCCCATTGCCAGGTTGAAGACAACAGGGAAAGCCATTGTTCCCAGGCATCGAAACTCATCCTTGGACATGCAAAAGACACTATACCGGCTGGGCTGAACATACATGTAATAAGGTGCTATTTGTATATGTAACATCCTGACCAGATCCCATCTAGGGAGCTGGATGATGTTTACTTGAACTCTTTATACTGTTTTAGTTATCACActattctcccttctccttcagtACTTCCACTCTCATTTGGGTCCTTCCTCTTTGGGCTTGGTACTCACACACTACAGGGAGTTGGCAAGTAGATGCTTTCCCAGATAACATGAtatcttctgtctcttcctccttcttggtgttctggttaagtgacttatggaGATGATATTGGCACCTACAGGGGACTAACTTGCTATTCTCAGAAAAAGGTCCTGACCAGAAGCCATGCGTCTCTGTAGGAAACTTTGGTCTTGCCCTTTTAGGACATGGATATGAGAATTAGGCATCAGTGCAAAGGAGAGATCGAGGTTAGACTTGAAGAGGACTCCCTGATCCTTGAGGGTTGGAGGCACTGAAACGCACTACCAAGAGAAGAGACATCTCTGTTCTTGAAGACCATTTATAATATGAGATACCCTCATATTTATACTTTGTGATAAGAAACTGCTCTACTCAGGTGGATCTGTTGACCTCTAGAAAAACTTTTTTAACCTGAAAACTTCTGGATGCATTAAATTTCTAACCCCTCTTAACTGTGCCCTTTTTCATTTGTCTCTGTCTTAAGTTTAGGCTCCTCAGGAAGTCTATTATTTAGGGTTAAGGGAAAGAGTGTATAACAGACTGACTCAGACTGGTCCCTGTTAGTTTTAGGTTGGATGTTGAAACAAAATGAGACATTCAAGTCATTCAACgattaacaaaaagaaatttccttAGCCATAGCATAGAAAGGATATTGAACAAAGAAACTGCATCATTTAGCTTGGGTAGACTTGGCCCCTAACCCATCTGGTCAACAGAGCCAAGTAGTGACTCAGGTGTCCTTGAAACATCTGCCAAAGTCTGAAGGACCCTAACTCCATGAGGGTGGGTCTTTTCTCTTAGGTCATCACAGGATGCCCGGTCAGTATGGCAGAGGTGCATCAATGGAGATGGTGTTTGAGCCTTAGCCTCCTGGGCCAATTAAGTCTTGAGATAGCTTTCTTGTATTTTATGGAAAGAACTAACTAAACATATGGGTGGTAGATGGAGGCCCTGGTAGATGGTAATCCTATCACAGAGACCCTAAAGGGTTCTCTTACTCACCTTCTGGAAATCATAATGTCCCTATTAAAATCGTGTCTAGTACTTGGGAGACAAGTCAGGAATGAGTGTTAAGAGACACTTGAATCTTCATGTGGCATCCCCCTCCATCCCTCTAGTGAAGACTAGGAATTCAAGCTAAGTCCTGGGTTATTTTTATACTTGCCAGAAATAGGGGGCAGTTGCCAGAAATTGGGAGGTGTTGAAGTAGACCAAATTTGAGCTACCATCCCTTGGGACTAATCTCTAACTTTGAAAAGTAATCTGGTGATAGCTCCTATGTGCTGCTAATTATTATATGAGAGAAGTTAGTGGCTCTGTTTGCAAGGCCAAAAAAACATAACATAATGGGTAAATTTTTATTGAGAACCTGCTAGATGTAAAACAGTTTCAGGTGCTATGGGGAATACAAGATGAATAAGTCATGGTTTCTCCTTTTAAGGAGCTTAAAATTCTTGATATTAGACATGTGAAATATAATGTGGCCTAGTTGGAGGACCCTTGGACCACAAGTCAAGAAAtcagaaagagggggcagctaggtggcgcagtggatagagcaccagtcctggattcaggagtacctgagttcaaatccagcctcagacacttgacacttactagctgtgtgaccctgggcaagtcacttaacccccattgccctgcaaaataaaacaacaaaaaaaataaatgctagaaaagaaatcagaaagatcTTACACCTGACTCCCATTCCAGCCTTCATCTGTGACCTTATCAACTGAGACTCTGGTTTGTGGGAACCAGCAAACAAGAGTACAGAATAAGGGTCTGTCTGGGCATCAAAATCCAGAATCCTAGCTCCTGGCCTTGGGACTCTCCTGGGAGAGAAAGAAGTATCTTCcctagggaatgaatgaatgaatgaatgagtgagtgaatgaatgtgagtgagattttccccatcccttagttataagtgatttaattatgataataatcagtatagtaactgaaaattgtgatttactatatttagatatcttattttaattgtattagtagattaagtctctcttcttactacttaataatgtcagatgatactttccaatgtcaagcattaagtaatatcagaagatacaatagtcagcaatactatattttagaaaccacgaGTGTTATTCTTGACTCAGagggggtcatgcagctcacCAGTGATATGCttggaggcagcaaggtggcacagtggataaagcactggccctagattcaggaggacctgagttcaaatgtggcctcagacacttgacactagctgtgtgaccctgggcaagtcacttaaccctcattgccctgccaaaacaaaaaaacccaacaaaacaaaactagtgaTATGTTTGTCTAGAAGGGGTCATGCAGTACAATTATAACCCTGTTGCCACAAGAAGactgataagagtattggaaaatgctgacatttgtcatgtaggcagtttcaatatttcctaagactatgctttaattttagatacttttaattaGTATGGTATAGAAACATTCAAACTCTGTAGGGGTATAAAAAACCGTTGATTTTGTAACTCAgtgtctttcaggtccaacccctgaatgactggctttattgtgaggccTTCTGTCAATAAACCtcttttctatggcttggagactttgttgtttctgttcctctaTCGGACTTAGAAATCTTCCTGACAGAATGAATagcacttttaaaaatctgagtataggggcatctaggtggcgcagtggatagagcaccggccctgaagtcaggagtacctgagttcaaatccggcctcagacacttaacacttaactagctgtgtgaccctgggcaagtcacttaacccaattgcctcactaaaaataaaataaaattctgagtATTGAGAATGGGCAGCTGGATAGTACactggatagagtattgggcttgaggtcaggaagactcatttttttagttcaaatctagcctcagacacttaatagctgtgaaaCACCAGACaggtcactcaatcctgtttgcctcagtttcctcatctataaaatgagctggagaaggaaatggcaaaccactctagtatctgctAAGAAAATACTCAACAGGGTCCCAAGGAGTCAGACATTGAAAATCACTGAACAAAATGCAGTGGGAATGCAAATGGCATGGTGGgcatgagcttatattctattgaggaGGCAACATATATAAAAGAATGTTGGTCAAGTAGAGGTTTTTGGTCTGCAAAGATGATGAGCTGAGCAATGGGAGAGTTGATTGTACTTTCTAGCAGTAATGGCAGAACTGATTTGATTGGGAGTGAGGGGCAAAGGCAACAAGGTAAATGTAAAAATATGGTGACCCAGACAGGCATTTTGAATGGCCAGGCAGAATGAAAAGCATGTCTTGGGTGATGTGATAAAGATAGGAGGTGGCTAGGTATGCTGTCACTATTTTGAATTGTTCATTTTAACTTCAGGGACTTTGAAAGAAAGATTTTGGTTGGGGTAGAGGCAGACGGGTGTCtagtattaactttttttttttgaaagattgtTTATGAGTTTAGAAACCTTGCTAGAGAAAAAACTGGAACTAAGACTAAAGAATAGTGTAAGAAGATGGTATTTTTAACAACTTGAATAATCATCTTGGTCTCTGAGGGGACTATTTAGAAAGAATAACGATAATCTATTTTCCAGAAAAACTTCATCTGCAACACAAGAGTTGGCTCAGttagtcaatgaatatttattaatgtttattcCACAGATAgcactgctaagcactggggatacttaaaaaaagacaaaagacaatcccggTTCTCAAAGAGTTAAcagtctaatttttaaggcattgttttcttcaatgagattatgcacctttttttccatttggccagatgaattttttaaggcattgttttcttcagtgagattatgcacttttttttccatttggccagatgaattttttaaggaattgttttctgcagtcaatctttgtgcttccttttccaagctgctgattcttttttcatagttttcttgttttgctttcatttctctccccattttttcttctacctctcccaattgatttttaaaatcctttttgagctcttccaggaagactttttgttcttgagaccagtttaccttccctcgtgaggcttcacatgtaggcaatttgagggtattgtcctcatctgagtttgtgtttgcttcttccctattgatacagaagctctcaatggagagggctcttttttgcttcttactcattattgcagcttatttatttattttttaagttgaggtctgctctgggggcaccagggtccctgtttggggcttcttgtgcaggggtataggtgctgtgtgaccggctttttactctgatgcctttatagtgtgtgcagttcatccccctgcacttcctgtctgagtgagCAGTCAGGCACCTGATCCCAGctgtcctgtttgtggccctacagctggcaacttgccctctcagctggtgcaggtagttttttccactgtccttcttggccaccagattttttgagccaggttccaggggcctcagttgttcggctgtggcccgcacctcctgctgacttgccccaaccccctcagcgctgggttgctgtcctgcgctgcgcctcccttttgcccgagtcagaccgacattttcctgaagtcttctaagttatctctggttggaggactgtgtctctctgtctctttgcaggttctgtagtttcagaatctgtccagaggcttgatttaatgttctttttgagggaacagaaggagagctcgggcagcttgctgtttcctctccgccatcttggctccgccccctagTTCTGGGTTCAGAGTTAACAGTCTAAAGGaagtgacaacatgcaaacaaatatatgcaaacaagctatataaaggataaattggtgataatagaaggaaggcacaagaattaaaggaatcaaaaaaaaaagaagaagaagaagaagaattaaaggaatcaggaaagactctGTAGACTggtattttagctgggattttaaTAAGATCAGGGAAACCAggaagtggagataagaaaggagagaattccaggtataaGGGATAGCCCATGAAAAGGTTGGGAGTCTGGAAATGTAATGTCTAATGCAAGGAACAGCAAcaaggccagtatcactggaaaGCAGAGTACCAGGAGGACAGCAGTATAAGACAGAAGAATTCTGGGAAagggtgtgtgtatatagaaaggttatgaaggacttttatTGCCTaatagagggttttatattttaaCTTGGAGGTAGAATTCTCCCCTTTCTCAGAGAGCAGGTTGAATGATGAAATTAGAAGCCAAACTAGAGAGAATTATGAGTGTAAgggaaaaagaagtagaaacttCTATTATAGGTagttttctcaaggaatttagccaggAATGCTGTTGGAACAATATctaggagggatggatggatcaacTGAGAAGGTTTGAGGGGGAATGagagagacatgggcatgttcaTAGATGGGAGGGGTATAGATGATGGCAGGGGGAGGGAATCTGCTGAAGAAGACAGGATAGAATCTACTTGGgcatgtagaggggtttgccacAGCAAGAAGGACCAGCTCTTCATGTTAGAGTAGGGTGAAAGCAGAgattgtgtgaaaagtgttttgtagttctggtcatatagttgttgtgtttgtcttggaaggtagactcccaagtattttgtattggctgtagttattttaaattgaatttctttatctgttgttgctgtactttattagtaatatatagaaatgtggatgatttatgtggatttattttgtatcctgcaactctgctaaagttgttcataatttcaagtagctttttagttgattctctaggattttctaagtataacaccatatcatctacaaagagcgatagttttgtttcctcattacctattctaattcctttaatttttttcttctctcattgctatagctaacatttctaatacaatattaaataatagaggtgatcatgggcatccttgtttcacccttgatTGTATCAGAAAAGCTTTTAGggtatctccattacagataatactgtaaggtaagctccttttattcctatactctaatgtttttaataggaatagatgctgtattttgtcaaaggcctgttctgcatctattgaaataatcctaTAGTTTCTATTGCttctgttattgatatggtcaattatgctatgTTTTCTTAATactgaaccagccttgcattcctggtataaattggaaaaatattaatttatcatgggtaggcagagtaaatataataaaaatgacaattctacccaaacctatttatttagtgctataccaatcaaactatcaaaaatattttatagagctagaaaaaataataacaaaattcatctggaaaaacaaaagttcaaggatatcatagaaatcaatgaaaaaaatacaaaagaagatggtctagcagtaccaggtctcaaactgtactataaagcggtagttatcaaaacaatctgatactggctaagaaataggtagatcagtggaatagaatagacagAAACTatatatagtaaatgactatagtaatctagtatatgataaacacaaagatccaagcttttggaacaaaaaactcattatttaacaaaaactgttgggaaaactggaaaacagtatggaagaaattagggataaaccaacatctcacaccatatactaaaataaggtcaaaatgggtatgtgatttatacataaagaatgataccatagaggcagctaggtggcgcagtggatagagtcaggaggacctgagttcaggtctagcttcagacacttaacacttactagctgtttgaccctgggcaagtcacttaaccccaattgcctcaaaaagaatgaatccataagaaaattaaaggagggcagctaggtggcacagtggataaagcactggccctggattcaggaggacctgagttcaaatccagcctcagacacttgacactagctgtgtgaccctgggcaagtcacttaaccttcattgccttgcaaagccccctcccccccaaaaaaaaacccattaaaaaaaaaaagaaaattaaaggaccATGGAATTGTCTGtaagatttatggacaggggaagaatttaggaacaaagaagatatagacaataaattatatgtaaaatagatcattttgattatataaaattaaaaagcttttgcagaaacaaaactaatgtaaccaagattacaaggcaagtagaaaactgggaaagaattttttaaacaaatatctatgataaaggccttatttctcaaatatataaagaactgcatcaaatttttaaaaatataagtcattccccaattgataaatggtcaaaggatttgaacagttttcagataaagaaatcaaaattatcaataatcatatgaaaagatgctctagaTAATTATTGatcagtgaaatgcaaattaaaataaatctgagatatcaccttacacctattagagTGGTAAATagaacagaaatgaaaaatattggttgttggagggattgtgggaaaactggaacactaatccactgttgatagagttgtgaaaagatccaaccattctggaatgcaatttggaattatgcccaaagggctatagaattgtgcataccctttgatccagcaataccactacttagattatatcccaaagacatgccccaaaagagaaaaagacctatttgtacaaaaatatttataacaactctttttttttttggtgactaaaaattggaaatcaaaggtatgtgcatcaattgggaaatggctaaacaaactgtgatatatgatggtaatggaatattactgtgcagtaagaaatgacaagcaggatgacttcagaaaggcctggaaagacatgtatgaaatgatgtattgggaagtgagcagaaccaaaagaacactgtatacagagacagcaatattgttgatgAAGAACTTGACTGTTCTAAACAATACACtaatccaagacaataccaaaagaatattgataaaacatactatccacctccaaagaaagaattgatattgatggaacagactgaagcatgctatttttcacattctttaagtgacaaatatgatgctgttttgcatgatcatatatgtataacccatatcaggttattttgccacctcagggagaaggtagaggaaggatggaaggaaggatagagaCTGGAACAgagaaatctaaataaaaatgtttaatctggaaaaaaaaattttaaggtgggggaggggtatgctgggaagggttcaggagatatatgtgtacttatatatgcacataaatatatatgttgtgcatatatgaatttaggtcttatttatatagtaattatatttaaacaaatttgtcatgtatattatttatataaatttatgttatttataaagcagttattttaagatttaaaataccaagttatatatattagaatatatctagatatatctaaatgtaataatgtaggaaatttgtattatatatgtcatatgtgtatatgtatatattatatctgtttgatatatgtataaaatataattatatatcacaaataaacattaatttttttaaaaaatgaaaattttatagtaatgtgccaaaaaaaaaagagcagaaataGTGACAGAAGACATCTTAGATATGTGAAttgaggaggtggggagaagaggaagctctcaGTGAATAGCCTCACCTTTTTTCAGTGAAAGTTAtggcaaggttctcagctaagaGCATGAGAGAGGAGAAGTATGGGAGGTTAGAAGAGGTATGGAATAATGAGTTAATTAGGtaggtataaaaggattgccttgctacagtgagagcccagttgaaaTTATGTAGCATAAATAGATCCAGGCAaaacaatttcattatttttttccagcttcaTTCAGCATGATGTGAGCAGGAGAGAAGTCaggatggtgggagtaatctagGGTTGAGGTTTATCAGGGAAGGATCAGTCACAGAATGAGAAGGCAAAGGACTCCAGAGGATAACATAGCATTGAACTGGTTTGCCAAAGAGTCAAAATGGGGAAACACAGGAGAGCATATTCAATGTAGTGGTGAAGGCCAGGGAAAAAACTAAAGGTCTGAGAGGTTGAAAGTTAAGTATGGATGAAGACCAGAGTTTGAGGTTGCAATCtagatggaaagaaggaataacaatACATTCTGATAAAATAAGGAAATGTCAGAGGAGAACATTTGAAGGTGATGGTAAGATTAAGGGTCTGATCATCTGTGTGTATACTTGAAGTGGggtggaggagtaggtcatgataaataagcaaattaaggaaTGGGGAGGTAAGAGTTTTTGAAGaagtatcaatatgtatgttgaactCTCCTAGCACATGGGCAGGAGTTGGGAAAGTTAAGACTGTGAGCCAGGTAGTGAATTCATTAAGGAAAGAAGAGCAGTGGTCTGGAGGTCTGTAAAcaacagctaccagaattttgattgggtggtaggtATGGAGTGAGCCATCCAGAAAGGAGGAAGGATTACTGAATGTCAGAGACTGGAAGTAGCAATGGGGAGGCAATGAGTATGCCAACTCCCCTGTTTTGACCAGTGAGTTGGGGGGAAACGAGTGAAAGTACAATCTTCTGGAAATGGTCACCAAGGAGGCTGCATCATTAGAAAGAAGCCTGGTCTCAGCGAGAGCCCAAAGATGAAAGtagtaggaaaggaaaagatttaagaagaaAGTAAGTATTCCGAGAAACACAGTGAAAGTGGTGGGTAGGTTTAGAGTTAGTGTTCAGGGCCATGGGAATAAAGAAGTAgaaagagagggatggagaatGGGTTTTAAATAATGATAGGCGGGGATTTAGATTCACTGGAATAGAGAGGATATAAAAGGGTAGGAGTTTATTATTCACTGAGGAATGAGCTTTTACATCACTAGGGCTTTGGCCTTagggttgttaagggctaaaattctagctaaactgtctaaaatatctaatgagtggtcgccaataaattataagctttagcaagagttagacttttaaacatttattaaggagaataagaacttgataaaaagagaagaaaggcctagattcctctatctattaaagggagagcgcatttctagctgccttctccaccagcatcccccaggaaaaaaaagtgagaccgagcgccagtctcttccttcctcctcccactagcccgcgtcacttcctgacgccaaagaaaagactcctggtcttgccctcgaAGACCTTCGCTttatgggcagaactcttctacattaagtctccagcaggtggcgtcattccagtcgttacaggGTGGTATCCTCTTAGGGCATTAGGCAGCTCAAATGAAGGACCACTGGGATAAGCTGAttgaatagctaaataaataaagatcaaagatcaaagaaagagtaaaatTCCTGTAgctacaaaaacatttataacagctctttttgtagtagccaaAAATTTGAAATGAAGGAGATATGCTcttactggggaatggctgagcaaattatgACATATtctcataatggaatattattgtgccataagaagtgACAAAATGCACAgcttcagaggaaactgggaagacattTATAGTCCAATGGAGAGCAAAGTGATACAAATTTATGTAGTTGTTGTCAACATTAGAGagaaagacaattttgaaagactttaacaTTCTACTCTATGCACTGATAAACCACCAGTTCAAAAGACAAAAGATGGAACATACCATTCTCTGCCTGCcattaaaatgcagaaagagggATATGTTTTTAGACATAACCAATATAAGAATTTATCTTGCTAAACTATGTATGTTTGCAACAagggtttcctttttctttttcccttgttTAAAAAgttgtccaggggcagctaggtgcacagtggatggagtaccagccctggagtcaggagtacttgagttcaaatatggcctcagacacttaacacttactagctgtgtgaccctgggcaagtcacttaacctcagttgcctcacttaaaaaaaaaaaaagttgtccatTTGAGTGAAAGGTACAGTGGGAGAAACATAAatgtttataagaaataaatacattggagagggggaaggagcggagggagggagaaaaatttgaaactagaaatcttataaaaacaaatgttgaaaattatctctacatgtaactagaaaataataaaatacttttattatttaaaaaaagaaaaaatatattttaataaagaaaaaatgcttaattattttttttaattttaaaagaaagaaccaAAAAGATGGACTTTCAAAGGAGACTGATGATATTGGCTAGCTATCTTATTTATAGGACTGAATGAATATGTTTTATCCACTATATAACTTTGAGTGAGTTTGTTATTTTATTGTGAGGTCTCTGGGTTTTCATGGAATCGACTGGTTCTAGGGCGTGTCAGTGATGTCATTGTGCATGATTTATACTCTGTGGTCTGGGAATGTATCCCTCTGAATTATAGTCATGGGGATATCTTCCTTTAATGATCCCCCAAGGACGGGTATGTTTTCAGAAGTCTGCATATGAATTCCTCAGTTTTTGCCTCCATATTTGTATGTCTGTCCCTTGgacatgtaatgattggaatgaggccacctgctggagagctactgtaggaaagctcagccatgaggagaaggcacctgagggcaagccatgtggcttttctttggcgtcaggaagtgacgtttgcttgtgggaggaagagggggcgaggctggcactcTTGCTCTCTTCCAttaggactctggtggagagtggagctagaaatgcactctcccattgatagatagaagaatctaggcctttctctctcttcaccaaattcttattctccttcataaatgcttaaaagtctaaactcttgctaaagcttataatttattggtgaccacttattagatattttagacagtatagctagaattttagccccttacagacaGTTTACATTTACAgccattgtttctttttgtatacatatgcatttgcCTATCCATCACAGTGTTTATGTGAGTACTGGGCTCTTGATTTTTGGTGAATCTGGTCattttggtggagctatgaaatcTGAGTGCCCCTGTGTGTCTACTCAAAGGAGGGCCCATTGAACAGCATTCAGAACCTGATGCAGCATAGGACTTACCCTGGAGATggc
It encodes the following:
- the SMUG1 gene encoding single-strand selective monofunctional uracil DNA glycosylase isoform X2, which translates into the protein MAKLLTFPEDSLPSLQKLPSTPSKLAQDFLEEELRLNAELDKLQFSEPVGFIYNPLKYALELHQNYVARYCQGPKEVLFLGMNPGPFGMAQTGVPFGEVSVVRDWLGIVGTVLTPPQEHPKRRILGLKCPQSEREQLLAACDVALRRQVQLLGVRLVVGVGRLAEQRARRALADIMPEVQVEGLLHPSPRSPQANRGWDTVARERLRELGLMPLLTVE
- the SMUG1 gene encoding single-strand selective monofunctional uracil DNA glycosylase isoform X1, translating into MAKLLTFPEDSLPSLQKLPSTPSKLAQDFLEEELRLNAELDKLQFSEPVGFIYNPLKYALELHQNYVARYCQGPKEVLFLGMNPGPFGMAQTGVPFGEVSVVRDWLGIVGTVLTPPQEHPKRRILGLKCPQSEVSGARFWGFFRALCGQPETFFRHCFVHNLCPLLFLAPTGRNLTPADLPAKQREQLLAACDVALRRQVQLLGVRLVVGVGRLAEQRARRALADIMPEVQVEGLLHPSPRSPQANRGWDTVARERLRELGLMPLLTVE
- the SMUG1 gene encoding single-strand selective monofunctional uracil DNA glycosylase isoform X3, with product MPLTNSFASFSLVLAVISGLQRSQCNNGKRRLQVPFGEVSVVRDWLGIVGTVLTPPQEHPKRRILGLKCPQSEVSGARFWGFFRALCGQPETFFRHCFVHNLCPLLFLAPTGRNLTPADLPAKQREQLLAACDVALRRQVQLLGVRLVVGVGRLAEQRARRALADIMPEVQVEGLLHPSPRSPQANRGWDTVARERLRELGLMPLLTVE